One region of Sulfuriroseicoccus oceanibius genomic DNA includes:
- a CDS encoding polymer-forming cytoskeletal protein, translating to MKDLIQTTCPKCGHQQQEPAQVVSFYCKGCRSHLDIQRDGVQRTKIPRERSIHLEKGLQGIQSLLGKWKGRFSGTMTSVRGAQPPAPEVPESPVAPLPPQELLSPKSEEPSEANSGFPPPPIASRDTALPTRRPDDLGLDPPAYSPKQRQKPQNEARLPDSDPSPARRRLRNERTVTCFECGEDFSAPRIGPAPACPECDHQALSCDLVIETATDGDQLTYGNVRILKRGSVNGGRIACHNFAAYGRFSGTVECTGRVEINFSGTLDAAITCRELVIPRRTDVKITGPVIADSIEVEGRIDAHALIHQDLNIPAGGEFQGKVTTRTVNVDDDALLAADLQIHSNPKELRDEFIRSTAS from the coding sequence GTGAAGGATCTGATTCAAACCACCTGCCCGAAATGTGGCCACCAGCAGCAGGAACCCGCGCAAGTGGTGTCCTTCTATTGCAAGGGCTGCCGCTCGCATTTGGACATCCAGCGCGATGGCGTCCAACGCACGAAAATCCCGCGTGAGCGTTCTATCCACTTGGAGAAGGGCCTCCAAGGCATTCAATCATTGCTGGGCAAATGGAAGGGGCGGTTCAGCGGCACCATGACTTCCGTACGTGGAGCGCAGCCACCGGCTCCTGAAGTTCCAGAGTCACCGGTTGCTCCGCTGCCTCCACAAGAGCTGCTCTCACCAAAGAGCGAAGAACCATCCGAAGCCAACAGCGGCTTCCCTCCGCCGCCCATCGCATCGCGCGACACCGCGTTGCCAACCCGACGCCCTGACGACCTCGGTCTGGATCCTCCGGCCTACAGCCCGAAGCAACGCCAAAAGCCACAGAACGAAGCCCGTCTGCCCGACAGCGATCCTTCGCCGGCTCGTCGCCGCTTGCGCAATGAACGCACCGTCACCTGCTTCGAGTGCGGTGAAGATTTCTCAGCCCCGCGCATCGGCCCGGCGCCGGCATGCCCGGAATGTGACCACCAGGCACTCTCGTGTGACTTGGTCATTGAAACCGCCACCGATGGCGACCAACTCACCTACGGCAACGTCCGCATCCTCAAGCGAGGCTCGGTCAATGGTGGCCGCATCGCATGCCACAACTTCGCCGCCTACGGCCGCTTCTCAGGCACTGTCGAATGCACCGGACGCGTCGAAATCAATTTCTCCGGCACGCTGGACGCCGCCATCACCTGCCGCGAACTGGTCATTCCACGCCGCACTGACGTCAAAATCACCGGCCCGGTCATCGCCGATAGCATCGAGGTCGAAGGACGTATCGACGCCCACGCACTGATCCACCAGGACCTCAACATTCCGGCCGGAGGCGAGTTCCAAGGCAAGGTCACCACCCGCACCGTCAACGTCGACGACGACGCGCTGCTCGCGGCCGACCTTCAGATCCACTCCAACCCGAAGGAACTGCGCGACGAGTTCATCCGCTCCACCGCCTCCTAG
- a CDS encoding bactofilin family protein has translation MNTTKNILSNDVEIKGSLKFSNDLVIDGKIEGEISSDGSLTIGENAHIKGEVAVKAVTVFGKVEGNITVTERCELKSNSELLGDVKARTLAIEEGATFLGKSIVGAAAATKAGSDKPAQKPAGGQSSSQPELVKANK, from the coding sequence ATGAACACCACCAAAAACATCCTTTCCAACGACGTCGAGATCAAAGGATCCCTCAAGTTCTCCAATGACCTCGTCATCGACGGAAAAATCGAAGGAGAAATCTCCTCGGATGGATCTCTCACCATCGGTGAGAACGCCCACATCAAGGGCGAAGTCGCAGTCAAAGCCGTGACCGTCTTCGGTAAAGTCGAAGGCAACATCACCGTCACCGAGCGCTGTGAACTCAAGTCGAACTCAGAACTTCTCGGCGACGTCAAAGCTCGTACCCTCGCCATTGAAGAAGGTGCGACCTTCCTCGGTAAGTCGATTGTCGGCGCGGCAGCTGCCACCAAGGCCGGCTCGGACAAGCCCGCTCAGAAGCCTGCAGGCGGACAGAGCTCGTCCCAGCCTGAGTTGGTGAAGGCCAACAAGTAA